The DNA region GCCCTCCGGGGTCTTCCGCGCGATCTGCCACAGGAACAATCCGGCGACCGGACGAACCGGGAACCGCTGCCGGAACAGATGGATGGCCACGATCGCCGGGATGGCGGCGAGTGCGAGCAGCCCCAGCGGTGACGCAAAGATCATTTCGTCTCCACCACTCCAGCGGCCGCCAGCGCCCGCGCGACTTCGCGCAGCGGCGTCCCGGCGACGATGTAGATGAAGGGCGCGCCCACACGCCGCGCGGCTTTTGACAGGCCCAGCCGCAAGCGGGCGAACCGCGCGTGATAGTCGCGAACGGCCGCCTCGTCGATCACGAGATCGAGTTCGCCTCCACCCTCCACATCAACCAGGCGTCGGCCGCCCTCGGGCACGGGCTCCGCTTCCTCGGCGGCGACGAGTTGGACCACCGCGAGCCACGCGCAGTCGCGCGCCAGCCGTGCGATAAGCGCGTCGGCGTCGTGCGGAAACAGGAAATCGCTCACGACCAGGCGCACCGATCCGCGCCTCAAGGGCAGATGGCCGCCTTCGAGCGCGGACAGGCGGGCGTCACAGGCGAAGACGCGGTCGAGATCTTCGGGCACGTGGAGCGGCCTCGGCTCTGCGCCTGACGCCGTGATGACTCGCGTATCGGCGACTGTTGATGCGCACGCGAGCGCCAGCAACCCCGACAGTTCACCGTGGGCGCGAAATTTCCCGCCCGTCACAGTCATAGACCGGCTGTTGTCGATGAGCAGGTCGACGCGTGGTGCGACCTCGTCTCGGTAGAGGCGCACGGCGAGGACCTCGGTGCGCGCGTACGCAGCCCAGTCCACATGCCGCAGATCATCACCGGGTCCGTAGGGCCGATAGTCTTCGAACTCGAGCGACGCGCCCATTCCGGCCCCGAGCCGTTCGCCGGCGCGACCGCGCAGGGGCACGCGCGGCATGGCCAGCCGCACCTGGGCGGCCGCCCGGATCGAACCCCAATCAATCGGTGAGGTCGCCATCGCCGCGGGTTCCCTCCTGAATCAGCTTCATCCAGGACAGGACCCCGATGAGCCCGATGAATGCCGGCACCACGAGCCAGCCGTTCATCTCGATCACGCTCCAATTGGCGAGGGCCCTGAAAGGATTGATGAGGTGCCGCAGCGAAAACGCGACATTCAACACGTTGTCCTGCCACAGCGCGTAATCGATGATGTCGGGCAGCACCAGCGCCGCGGCCACGGTCAGCAACACCGCAACTCGCCGACGAATCTGCGTGTCGTGGGCGGGCGCAAGCTTCCTAAACAGCAGAATCGGCACGCCCGTGAAGAAGCAGATGTAGCCGCAGGCGGCCGCGACCCAGCGCAGATGCTCCGCCGGCGGCTCAAGCAACGCCAGGGCAGCCCCGAGCGCGCACATCTGCACGAGCACGTAGGCCGCCGCGCGCCCGCCGCCCGGGCCGAACGTCGCAAGCAGCCAGCGCCAGCGCGTTGCGACGTTCATCCGGCGCCAGATGCGGCGCGCCACGGCGAAATCCTCCGTCACCGCAAAATACGCCACGACGGCCAGGTGCACGGTGCCGGCGGACATGAGCGCCCGGCCGGTGCTCAATCTGATGGCCGACGAATCGCCGATGTAAGTCAGGGCCCATCCAACGATCAGCAGAAACTGCGCCAGCAGACCCTGGCGCAGCGGCGTCACGGCGTCCCCTGTCGGCGACGACAACCGGTTCTCGGCGAGCAGCACGAGATTCACGAGGCTGGCAAGCCAGAACGTGAACATGATCGCGACCATCCGCCAGGGCACCCCGACCGGGATCAAGGCGGCGCCCGGGACAAGCCCCCGGCTCATGGCGATGAGCAGACTTCGCACGAAGGGAATGCCGAACAGTGCAACGATCGCGACGGCGCCAAAGACCATCGCCGACACGGCGCGCGATTGCGACGTCGCGGACACCAACAGAAAGAAAGCACTGACCCAGACCGACGCCATGAAGAGGACGACGAGCGACACCAGGATGGTGGCCAGATCGATGCCGCCCAGCAGGAAGCTCATCATGATGAATGGTGCGATCGCCGCGAACAGGATCATCAGCTTCACGGCCTGCGCCAGGAGCTTGCCGATCACGATGCGGCGCGGCGTCAGCGAGGTCAGCGTGATGAGGTCCAGCGTCTGCTCGAGCCGCTCCTGTCGAAGGGTGCTGAACGCGCCCAGCGGCACCACGGCAAGCCCGAGCAGCGCCAGGCCGCCCATCAGCAGCGCGAACGTCCAGCGGCCCGACGTGCTGCTGCCGCTGAGCGCCGACGCGGCGCCGAACGCCGCCACCGTGAGGCCCACCAGCAGGCTCGATCCGAACGAGAGCAGGAATTCGCGCCCGCGTACCAGCTGGCGCGCTTCCTTGACCACGAGCGGACTCAGCCGGTCGCTCATGGCTTCGAGCCAGGGGAGAAGACGGGCCTCCGCGCTCATTGCACGCGGCCCTTCGTGATCTCGATGAACAGATCCTCCAGGCCGGCGCTGTGCGCGCCGATCTCGAGCACGGGGATCCCCGCGGCAACAAGACGGGCGACGAGCTGGACCTGCGCGTCGTCGCCGCCGTCGAATTCGAACTGAAGGCACCGGCCCGCTTCGTGGACGTTCGTGACGCCGGGTTGATCGAGCAGGAACCGCTCGAGCGCGTCAAGGGGTCCGGCCGGTCCGGCGGGTCCCGCGACGCGCACGGACAACAGGCGGCGTTTCCGGACGCTCTCGAGCACGTCCTGCACCGTCCCGTTGGCCAGGATTCGGCCCTTCTCGATGATCGTGATCACATCGCACATCTCGGAGAGCTCAGTCAGGATGTGCGAGCTCAGGAGGATCGTCTTTCCGTCGGAGGCCAGTTCGCGGATCAGGGCGCGAAACTCGATGCGCGCCCGCGGATCGAGGTTCGCCGCCGGTTCATCGAGGATGAGCACCTCGGGATCGTGGATGATGGCGCGGCCGAGCGCGATGCGCTGCTTGAGCCCTTTCGACAGGCTCTCGACGTGGCGGTCGCGCAGATCCCCGATGCCCATGAAGTCGATGATGTGGGCCACCGCCTTCCGGCGATCGTCGCCCCTGAGATCGTGCCCGCGCGCGAAGAAATCCAGGTACTCCTCGACCGTGGTATTCGCGTAGACGCCGGCGTAGTCGGGCATGAAGCCTGTGATCCGCCGCACTTCTTCCGGATCGTCCACCACCGAATAGCTGCCGATGCGCGCATCCCCTCCCTGCGGTGTGTCAAGCGTCGCCAGGATCCGCATCGTCGTTGTCTTGCCCGCGCCGTTGGGACCGATGAACCCGAGCACCTGTCCGCGGTCCACGTTGAACGACACGTTGTCCACGGCGTGCACGCCGCCGAAGTGGCGGACGAGCCCGTCGATCTGCAGCATCGCGCTCATCGCTGTGCCTCCGGCCACCCGAGCACGAGGTGGACGCTGCCGCGTTCGAGCACGCCGGACGCCCCAGGCTCCCAGAAGGGCGATCGATCGAGCAGCGCCAGATAGGAACCCGCCGGTTGATGCTCGAGGAGGGGCAGGAACTTCACCGGCAGCGGCAATTGTGCGGAAGGCCCATCGGCGGCGGCAATCCGCGTCATGGTCTGCTGGCCGCCTGACGGCAGCGGACCAGTCAACACGTACAGCGTGTCGCCGTCGCGATAACGCAGCGCGACCAGCGACGTGTCGAGTCCGTTCGTCACCGTCAGCCCTGCGGCGGTCCGGCTGAAGGTCAAGCGCTCGCGCGCCGGCCGAAAGACGGCTTGCTCGAAGTTCGTCGGGGCGCGGGTCTCGAGCAGGCCCTGCGTGAACGCCTGCGTGTCCGTCAGGTCGAGGGTCATCCGCCCGCGGGAGCCGCGGCCATCGGCACCAATCGGAAACACCGCGACGTCTCGTGAAAAACGGAGGCCGCCCGAGGGCGCCAGGCCCGGGGCATAGTAGGACACCGTGGCGCGCGTCGCGGACTGCTTCCTCACCTGGTCGAGCAGCGTGAAGGTCACCGCGCGGCCCTGCACGTGTATCCCCTCGTCGGCCAGCGCGAAGCCTGCGAGCAGGATGATCGACACCAGCGAAATCAGCGGCGTCGTGAGTACGAGCAACACGAGCTGGCCCTTGCGCCGCAGGAACCAGTAGCTGGCCGGACCGATCACCACGCTGAACACCAGGAGCATCACCAGGAACGCGCGCACCGGCACGCCATCGACACCGGGAATGCTCAGCCGGAAGCCGCGACCCTCGATGGCGCCCCAATCGGGGGCGGTGTTCGCCGGCAGCGCCCAGAGCGGGTCGCGATGCGTCTCGGTGTCTGTGAGCACACCGGCGAGGCCGACG from Acidobacteriota bacterium includes:
- a CDS encoding DUF58 domain-containing protein; translation: MATSPIDWGSIRAAAQVRLAMPRVPLRGRAGERLGAGMGASLEFEDYRPYGPGDDLRHVDWAAYARTEVLAVRLYRDEVAPRVDLLIDNSRSMTVTGGKFRAHGELSGLLALACASTVADTRVITASGAEPRPLHVPEDLDRVFACDARLSALEGGHLPLRRGSVRLVVSDFLFPHDADALIARLARDCAWLAVVQLVAAEEAEPVPEGGRRLVDVEGGGELDLVIDEAAVRDYHARFARLRLGLSKAARRVGAPFIYIVAGTPLREVARALAAAGVVETK
- a CDS encoding ABC transporter ATP-binding protein, which codes for MSAMLQIDGLVRHFGGVHAVDNVSFNVDRGQVLGFIGPNGAGKTTTMRILATLDTPQGGDARIGSYSVVDDPEEVRRITGFMPDYAGVYANTTVEEYLDFFARGHDLRGDDRRKAVAHIIDFMGIGDLRDRHVESLSKGLKQRIALGRAIIHDPEVLILDEPAANLDPRARIEFRALIRELASDGKTILLSSHILTELSEMCDVITIIEKGRILANGTVQDVLESVRKRRLLSVRVAGPAGPAGPLDALERFLLDQPGVTNVHEAGRCLQFEFDGGDDAQVQLVARLVAAGIPVLEIGAHSAGLEDLFIEITKGRVQ